The following coding sequences lie in one Terriglobales bacterium genomic window:
- the rpmA gene encoding 50S ribosomal protein L27, with the protein MAHKKGLGSSRNGRDSNSQRLGVKAFGGQLVHGGTIIVRQRGTRIKPGLNVGRGKDDTLFAKITGVIKFQDKGSMGRYVMVVPVDEPAKA; encoded by the coding sequence ATGGCACACAAAAAGGGACTGGGAAGTTCACGGAACGGCCGCGATTCCAACTCGCAGCGGCTGGGTGTGAAGGCGTTCGGCGGGCAGCTGGTGCACGGCGGCACCATCATCGTGCGGCAGCGGGGCACGCGCATCAAGCCGGGGCTGAACGTGGGCCGCGGCAAGGACGACACCCTGTTCGCCAAGATCACCGGCGTCATCAAGTTCCAGGACAAGGGCTCGATGGGCCGCTACGTCATGGTGGTCCCGGTGGATGAGCCGGCCAAGGCGTAG